From Passer domesticus isolate bPasDom1 chromosome 20, bPasDom1.hap1, whole genome shotgun sequence, one genomic window encodes:
- the CBX2 gene encoding chromobox protein homolog 2, whose translation MEELSSVGEQVFAAECILSKRLRKGKLEYLVKWRGWSSKHNSWEPEENILDPRLLLAFQKKEHEKEVQNRKRGKRPRGRPRKNVEPEMPTNTKSSSSSSSTSSSSSSSEEEDESDLEAKRGPRGRETHPVPQKKAQILVAKPDMKDASRKKRGRKPLPPEQKAARRTVNLTKVLKTSRKEVGGSAKLVGKLQPQHSTQGSGMAMLKDPPGTLAGLSSGGSSVENLPNMMKSGSASPSQAISWQSSIVHYMNRMSQSQSAAESSALGRLALKAQAASKGSLGLDLKMRSQKGSGELGLNTQGPKTAKASGSSAGGDQKSGFAAGGQLLPNGSKAPSSSSGASSQAASSQELNLQALNLQSVKNGPSAAGGSSLPRHLCGSLAKGSAGSTAGVGAKGAGSAKGGVTGAGLNAAGAAALPGGDGGKSKKQTHRAGDRDSAKGGSAGAPEGHVASESRKASALAEASTGEDSSSDSDRDSASLPGVGQNMSVSIQTSQDWKPTRSLIEHVFVTDVTANLITVTVKESPTSVGFFNLRQY comes from the exons atGGAGGAGCTGAGCAGCGTGGGAGAGCAGGTCTTCGCCGCCGAGTGCATCCTCAGCAAGCGGCTCCGCAAG GGCAAGCTGGAGTACCTGGTCAAGTGGCGAGGCTGGTCCTCCAA GCACAACAGCTGGGAGCCTGAGGAGAACATCCTGGACCCCCGGCTGCTCCTGGCTTTCCAAAAGAA GGAACACGAGAAAGAAGTGCAGAATCGGAAGAGGGGCAAGCGGCCCCGGGGCAGGCCCAGGAAGAACGTG GAACCAGAGATGCCTACAAACACTAAGTCAAgcagctcctcttcctccacatcctcctcttcctcctcctccgaGGAAGAGGACGAGAGTGATCTGGAAGCAAAGAGAGGTCCCCGTGGCAGGGAGACGCACCCGGTGCCACAGAAGAAAGCTCAGATCCTGGTGGCCAAGCCTGACATGAAAGACGCTTCCAGGAAGAAGCGTGGCCGGAAACCTCTTCCTCCAGAGCAGAAAGCAGCTCGAAGGACTGTGAACCTGACAAAGGTGCTGAAAACGTCCCGGAAGGAGGTGGGGGGCAGTGCCAAGCTGGTGGggaagctgcagccccagcacagcacgCAGGGCTCAGGCATGGCTATGCTGAAGGATCCACCAGGCACCTtggctgggctcagctcaggGGGCTCCTCAGTGGAGAACCTGCCCAACATGATGAAGAGCGGCTCGGCGAGCCCCAGCCAGGCcatcagctggcagagctccatCGTGCACTACATGAACAGGATGTCCCAAAGCCAGAGCGCAGCCGAAAGCTcggccctgggcaggctggcGCTGAAGGCACAGGCAGCCAGTAAGGGCAGCTTAGGGCTGGACTTGAAAATGAGGAGCcagaaaggctctggggagCTGGGACTGAACACACAGGGACCCAAAACTGCAAAGGCTTCCGGCAGCAGCGCTGGAGGGGACCAGAAATCGGGGTTTGCTGCTGGAGGCCAGCTGCTGCCCAACGGCAGCAAGGCACCGTCGAGCTCATCTGgggccagcagccaggcagcctcCAGCCAGGAGCTGAACCTGCAGGCTCTGAACCTGCAGAGTGTCAAAAATGGGCCGAGCGCGGCCGGCGGGAGCAGCCTGCCCCGGCACCTCTGCGGCTCCCTGGCCAAGGGCTCcgctggcagcacggccggtGTGGGTGCCAagggtgctggcagtgccaagggTGGTGTGACAGGGGCCGGGCTGAACGCTGCCggtgctgctgcactgccagggggGGACGGAGGCAAGAGCAAGAAGCAGACACACCGGGCAGGTGACAGGGACTCGGCCAAAGGCGGCTCAGCGGGCGCTCCAGAGGGACACGTGGCCTCAGAGAGCCGCAAAGCCTCCGCCCTGGCCGAAGCGAGCACAGGCGAGGACAGCAGCTCGGATTCGGACCGGGATTCAGCGTCCCTCCCAGGTGTGGGTCAGAACATGTCTGTCTCCATCCAGACCAGCCAGGACTGGAAACCCACCCGCAGCCTGATTGAGCACGTCTTTGTCACCGATGTCACCGCTAACCTGATCACAGTGACGGTCAAGGAGTCCCCCACCAGCGTCGGGTTTTTCAACCTGCGGCAATACTGA
- the CBX8 gene encoding chromobox protein homolog 8 isoform X2 — MELSAVGERVFAAEALLKRRIRKGRMEYLVKWKGWSQKYSTWEPEENILDARLLAAFEEREREMELYGPKKRGPKPKTFLLKAQAKAKAKTYEFRSDSSRGIRVPYPGRSPQELGSTSRAREGLRNIALAPQGSSSSSTPKADAIRDRVIRVEEKPGETPKKRGPKPRKELYKDLAETLDASKRKLGEPGDKVGDYLKARKMEEAAGAAKFGSGHSVIQLARRQEPELPGALPGPTRAEAGAEAFPPRLAKHRADFLDPKGQGGLDPGGPKLLHGAVSPGAVGSLYRDGVGGPAGRPSLIARIPVSRILGDPEEESWSPSLNNLEKVVVTDVTSNFLTVTIKESSTDQGFFKEKR; from the exons ATGGAGCTCTCGGCCGTCGGGGAGCGCGTCTTCGCGGCCGAGGCCCTGCTCAAGCGCCGCATCCGCAAA GGCCGCATGGAATATCTGGTCAAATGGAAGGGCTGGTCGCAGAA GTACAGCACTTGGGAACCCGAGGAGAACATCCTGGATGCCCGGCTGCTCGCAGCCTTCGAGGAGAG GGAGCGAGAAATGGAGCTTTACGGGCCCAAAAAGCGAGGCCCCAAGCCCAAAACCTTCCTGCTAAAG GCCCAGGCAAAAGCCAAAGCCAAAACCTATGAATTCCGCAGTGACTCTTCCAGGGGGATCCGGGTGCCGTATCCTGGCAGGtccccccaggagctgggctccACGTCCCGGGCTAGGGAAGGACTCAGAAACATAGCCCTGgccccccagggcagctccagcagcagcacccccaaGGCAGACGCCATCCGGGACCGGGTGATCCGCGTGGAGGAGAAACCCGGGGAGACCCCCAAAAAGAGAGGCCCGAAGCCCAGGAAGGAGCTTTACAAGGACCTTGCGGAGACTCTGGATGCCTCCAAGAGGAAACTGGGGGAGCCGGGGGACAAAGTGGGGGACTACCTGAAGGCCAGGAAGATGGAGGAGGCGGCGGGGGCAGCCAAGTTCGGCTCGGGACACAGCGTGATCCAGCTGGCCCGGCGGCAGGAGCCCGAGCTGCCCGgcgccctgcccggccccaCCCGCGCCGAGGCGGGGGCCGAGGCCTTCCCCCCGCGCCTGGCCAAGCACCGTGCAGACTTTCTGGACCCCAAGGGGCAGGGGGGGCTGGACCCCGGCGGGCCCAAGCTGCTGCACGGCGCCGTGAGCCCGGGGGCCGTGGGCAGCCTGTACCGCGACGGCGTggggggcccggcggggcggccctCGCTCATCGCCAGGATCCCCGTCTCCAGGATCCTGGGGGACCCCGAGGAGGAGTCCTGGAGCCCCTCTCTCAACAACCTGGAGAAGGTGGTGGTAACTGATGTGACCTCTAACTTTTTGACCGTCACCATCAAGGAGAGCAGCACGGACCAAGGATTCTTTAAGGAGAAGCGATGA
- the CBX8 gene encoding chromobox protein homolog 8 isoform X1, which yields MELSAVGERVFAAEALLKRRIRKGRMEYLVKWKGWSQKYSTWEPEENILDARLLAAFEESFGSFNTSREREMELYGPKKRGPKPKTFLLKAQAKAKAKTYEFRSDSSRGIRVPYPGRSPQELGSTSRAREGLRNIALAPQGSSSSSTPKADAIRDRVIRVEEKPGETPKKRGPKPRKELYKDLAETLDASKRKLGEPGDKVGDYLKARKMEEAAGAAKFGSGHSVIQLARRQEPELPGALPGPTRAEAGAEAFPPRLAKHRADFLDPKGQGGLDPGGPKLLHGAVSPGAVGSLYRDGVGGPAGRPSLIARIPVSRILGDPEEESWSPSLNNLEKVVVTDVTSNFLTVTIKESSTDQGFFKEKR from the exons ATGGAGCTCTCGGCCGTCGGGGAGCGCGTCTTCGCGGCCGAGGCCCTGCTCAAGCGCCGCATCCGCAAA GGCCGCATGGAATATCTGGTCAAATGGAAGGGCTGGTCGCAGAA GTACAGCACTTGGGAACCCGAGGAGAACATCCTGGATGCCCGGCTGCTCGCAGCCTTCGAGGAGAG CTTTGGTTCTTTTAACACCTCTAGGGAGCGAGAAATGGAGCTTTACGGGCCCAAAAAGCGAGGCCCCAAGCCCAAAACCTTCCTGCTAAAG GCCCAGGCAAAAGCCAAAGCCAAAACCTATGAATTCCGCAGTGACTCTTCCAGGGGGATCCGGGTGCCGTATCCTGGCAGGtccccccaggagctgggctccACGTCCCGGGCTAGGGAAGGACTCAGAAACATAGCCCTGgccccccagggcagctccagcagcagcacccccaaGGCAGACGCCATCCGGGACCGGGTGATCCGCGTGGAGGAGAAACCCGGGGAGACCCCCAAAAAGAGAGGCCCGAAGCCCAGGAAGGAGCTTTACAAGGACCTTGCGGAGACTCTGGATGCCTCCAAGAGGAAACTGGGGGAGCCGGGGGACAAAGTGGGGGACTACCTGAAGGCCAGGAAGATGGAGGAGGCGGCGGGGGCAGCCAAGTTCGGCTCGGGACACAGCGTGATCCAGCTGGCCCGGCGGCAGGAGCCCGAGCTGCCCGgcgccctgcccggccccaCCCGCGCCGAGGCGGGGGCCGAGGCCTTCCCCCCGCGCCTGGCCAAGCACCGTGCAGACTTTCTGGACCCCAAGGGGCAGGGGGGGCTGGACCCCGGCGGGCCCAAGCTGCTGCACGGCGCCGTGAGCCCGGGGGCCGTGGGCAGCCTGTACCGCGACGGCGTggggggcccggcggggcggccctCGCTCATCGCCAGGATCCCCGTCTCCAGGATCCTGGGGGACCCCGAGGAGGAGTCCTGGAGCCCCTCTCTCAACAACCTGGAGAAGGTGGTGGTAACTGATGTGACCTCTAACTTTTTGACCGTCACCATCAAGGAGAGCAGCACGGACCAAGGATTCTTTAAGGAGAAGCGATGA